DNA sequence from the Amphiprion ocellaris isolate individual 3 ecotype Okinawa chromosome 17, ASM2253959v1, whole genome shotgun sequence genome:
CCACCAGAACTGAGGCTGAAGGATCTCATGATTTACTAATACGAACTTTAAAAGGAATGGAAGTCTTTAAATGTTCCAGAAGAGCAGCTGAGGACTAAAAGTTGATCCATAAAGTCCAGATAATCTATTGTCCACAGTCTGATaactgtgttttactgaaacCTGTCTGATCAGCTGGACTTCATTCCAGGTCGTTAACTCCTGACTGGATGTTCAGGAGATCCAGAGCTGACCTTTAGATGATTCTATAAAACCTGACCTGCAGCGTTTTCACCTCTCCTTTTAAATTCtgctctgtttgtattttaacttgAAAGAACCAAAACTCAGAGTACAAATCTATATTTTATTGCTCTTcagatcattttaaacaaagatttttgacacaaacaatttaaaatgttaacCATCACAACGACTTCAAACCCTTTATTTAGCAGAATCTCTAAAAATAACTCAGATTCCcttcagacacacaaagaaagttgaCATCCTGTCCAGTTCAGACGGATCCATCATGAGAAGAGTCCAGAGAAACATCTGAATGCTGGATGAATCCATGAACACCGTCTGAAGCTGCTCCTCTACCTGAGGTTCAACCTTCAGCTGCTTCCAGTGAACTGATGTTTTCAGTGATTGTGAAACAGATGGCAGATAAAGTGCAGCTCATCGTGTTGACAGATCCCGTGAAACATTAAACCGCTGCAGGCCGACGAGTTCAAGCGCAGCAGCCGATCAGATAAAGTCTGAACAGTGATCCCAGAGTCTCTAAACCAAACGTTCAGCTTCATTCCAACAAAACACCTCAAGTCACTTCAGGTATACAGCAGTTTCAGATGGTTTACACCACAAAGAAATCTACAGTTCACTGAGAAACTCTAATCACCAGAACCTGAGCTTCAGCTGCAGACCTGGTGATACTGACTGCTTCCTACGTTCTGTCTTCATATCTGACAGcgagaaacaaaccaaacaaacgAGTAGAGTCCCAGAAAAACTGATGAGGAACGTTCAGTTTAAACTCTGGtgaataaaaactaaacttttctTTGTCAACCGATTATCAAAGTAAAAACCAGCCACTAGTgttaatgaggaaaaataaagCGACTCgaacaaaatgttaaaactggACTTGGACTCGGGCTGCAGGATGAGACGTTCAAGTCGATGTTGGACTCCTTTCCAACAACTGcagtgaagagaagcagaaacCTGCTGAGGAGCTGCTGCCTCCGTAGGTCAGCTGCAAGTTCTGGATCTCCGATTGGATTCTCAGGCAGCTTCTGAACCGTCCTTCCTGTTCCCGCCAGACGGAACCTGTTTCCTGTTCCAGCAGCTCTAGAACCACTCAGAACCCGTCAGTAGTACGGTCCGATGTTCTCGTAGCCGGCGTAGCTCGGCCAGTCGGGGAAGATGCCGTGGGAACACGTGGGGCTGCCGTAGCGGTCGAAGTGAATCCCGAAGTCCCGGGAGTCGGAGCGCCGGTCCTGGCGGCGCCTCAGCGACGCCCACACAATGCGGTAGTTGTCACCGTGGTTACTGTCCCAGTATTCCCGGCCGTCCACCTCGTAGCGGACGGCGAACTCGACGCGCTCGTGGAGCTGCAGCTCGGCCGGCAGCGACACCTCGAAGGAGAAGGTGTCGCTGTATGAGCTGGGATACGACTCCTTCACGTACCTGCAGTCCACGTCCAGGTGGCTCCTCCATGAGTCGAAGGTCACGCGAAGCTTCACTGACTTCTCAAAGGACACGTTTTTGACCTTGACGGTTCCGGTGAAGGCTCGCTCCTTCAGAACACAGTGTTCCAGGCAGACCAGGCCGCCGTCCAGCCGCTGGCGGAACAGGAGGTAGTCGGAGGACGGCTGGCTGAAGTCCAGCTCCAGTTTGTCCTGTTGGGTCGACGGAGCCGAGCTCAGCTGGACACTCAGAGGGACGTCGATGGGGTCGCTGAACTCGGAGAAGACCTTCACTCTGGTCAGAGACAGACCTTTGTGGTCGGCAAAAGTCACCTGCTTCTTGGTTTTCCTGCTGCGATCGTTGGATCTGATGTCCAAGGACTCAATGCAGAACGAAGAGCCGACAGCAGGCGGACAGGATGGAGGCGGCGAGTAGACGAAGTCCTCCTGGGACAGGTAGACGGGTAGAGTCATGTCGATGGGCATGATGGaccagaacctggaggacagaAACACTGGGATCAGAACAAACCTGAAACCAGCAACAATGAAAGAACAGAAAcaacatcttttgttttttaaattaattctaaaaagacaaacatgaggAAAAGATCTAAAGAACCTGAAGGACGTTGAAATACAgcgaagaaaaacaaataaaattaaatcatttttagtatctgctaaataataataaaagtccAACGTGTTTCAAACTGTTCTGTTTGatgtaaaaatcaaccaaatttgATAGAACTCCCCAGAACCTTCTGGTTCTTCAGACTGAatgtctcctgctctgctctgattggctgtcagaGGATGAGGTGGCGCCTGTTGCTACACATCAAACACACGGTTACATCACACCGAGCAAAGATTAAGTAAACGCAGATAAACGTCCCGCTCAGAACCTTCCAGAACACGACAACATCTACAGCAGAACCAACATCTAGAGTAGAACCAACATCTGtagtagaaccagaaccaacatCTGTAGTAGAACCACACCCAACATCTGTAGTAGAATCAATATCTGtagtagaaccagaaccaacatCTGTAGTAGAATCACTATCTGtagtagaaccagaaccaacatCTGTAGTAGAACCAGAGCCAACGTCTACAGCAGAACCAATGTCTGTTGTAGAACCATCTACAGTAGAACCAAcatctgcagcagaaccagaaccaacgTCTGCACTAGAACCAACATCTGAAGCAGAAGCAATTTCTGTAGTAGAGCCAATGTCTGTAGTAGAACCAACGTCTGTagaagaaccagaaccaacatCTACACCAGAACCAACATCTGCAGTAGAACCAAAGTCTGTAGTAGAATTAGAACCAACATCTACAGTAGAACCAACATTTGTAGTAGAACCAACGTCTGTAGAAGAACCAACGTCTGTagaagaaccagaaccaacatCTGCAGCAGAACCAACGTCTGTAGTAGAACCAACGTCTACAGCAGAACCGATGTCTGCAGTAGAACCAACGTCTGTAGCAGAACCAACATCTGTAGCAGAACCAACATCTGTAGCAGAATCATTTGTAGTAGAACCAACATCTGtagtagaaccagaaccaacatCTGTAGTAGAACCAACATCTGtagtagaaccagaaccaacatCTGTAGTAGAACCAACATCTGTAACAGAACCAACATCTGTAGTAGAACCAACGTCTGTAGTAGAACCGATGTCTGCAGTAGAACCAACGTCTGTAGCAGAACCAACATCTGTAGCAGAACCAGAATCAACATCTGTAGTAGAACCAcatctgcagcagaaccagaaccaacatCTACAGTAGAACCAGAATCAATATCTGTAGtagaaacatctgcagcagaaccagaaccaacatCTACAGTAGAACCAGAATCAATATCTGTAGTAGAAACAAcatctgcagcagaaccagaaccaacatCTGCAGCACAACCAGAACCGAcatctgcagcagaaccagaaccgaCATCTGCAGCAGAACCAACGTCCACAGTAGAACCAACGTCTACAGCAGAACCAACATCTGTAGCAGAACCAGAATCAACGTCTATAGCAGAACCAACGTCTGTAGTAGAATTAGAACCAATTTCTGTAGTAGAACAATatctgcagcagaaccagaaccaacatCTACAGCAGAACCAACATCTGTAGTAGAATCAGAACCAACGTCTGTAGTAGAACCAACATTTGTAGCAGAACCAACATCTGTAGGAGAACCAGGACCAACGTCTGtaggagaaccagaaccaaagtCTGTAGGAGAACCACAACCAACGTCTGtaggagaaccagaaccaacatCTGTAGTAGAACCAACATCTGTAGCAGAACCAACATCTGTAGTAGAACTAACGTCCGTAGTAGGACCAACATCTACACCAGAACCAACATCTGCAGTAGAATCAAAGTCTGTAGTAGAACTAGAACCAACTTCTGTAGTAGAACAATATCTGCAGCAGAACCAACATCTATAGTAGAACCAACATCTGCAGTAGAACCAAAGTCTGTAGTAGAACCAACATCTGtaggagaaccagaaccaacatCTACAGTAGAACCAGAATCAACATCTGTAGTAGAACCAcatctgcagcagaaccagaaccaacatCTACAGTAGAAACAGAATCAATATCTGTAGTAGAACCAACATCTGCAGCAGAACCAACATCTACGGTAGAACCAGAATCAATATCTGTAGtagaaacatctgcagcagaaccagaaccaacatctgcagcagaaccagaaccgaCATCTGCAGCAGAACCAACGTCCGCAGTAGAACCAAcatctgcagcagaaccagaatcGTCTGtagtagaaccagaaccaacgTCTGTAGTAGAACTAGAACCAATTTCTGTAGTAGAACAATatctgcagcagaaccagaaccaacatCTACAGCAGAACCAACATCTGTAGTAGAATCAGATCCAACATCTGTAGTAGAACCAACATTTGTAGCAGAACCAACATCTGTAGGAGAACCAGGACCAACGTCTGTACGAGAACCAGAACCAACGTCTGtaggagaaccagaaccaacatCTGTAGTAGAACCAACATTTGCAGCAGAACCAAAATCTGTAGTAGAACCAACATCTGCAACAGAACCAACATCTGTAGTAGAACCAGATTGGTTAATAACTGATAACTGATTATAAATTATTGATCAGTGATGAACGTTTAAGCATCTGAAGGTGAGGTTCTCCCTGAAGGACTCTTTCTTCTCCTGGAGCTGCGTTCAGGAGCATCAGGTAAACTACAGCTCCACTAGAACCTGAAGTAATAATCTGCTGATCAGCTTTTTACCCGATGCTGTTCTGATAATCGATCAATTGGAGTCATTTCTAATAATCCTGGTCTTCACCTCCTTCAGGAAATGTTCTCTGGTCCGGAGATCTTTGAGGAAACATCTGATCCACATTTcagaccaaacagctgatcgaTTGATCCAGAAAATAACTGATACCTGTGATCAGCGTCATTTGAACTGATCCAGGTGTGTTaaagctacacacacacacacacacacacacacacacacacacacacacacacacacacacacacacacacacacacacacacacacacacacacacacacacacacacacacacacctgggcGTGCAGGTGATCACAGCGTTCAGGTGCACGAGGAGTTTCCAgccacaacacagacacacctgACCGACTCCACACCTGTGAGAACGTCACTGCGGCTGCGCAGAGCACCTCAAACCGACTCTACCCTCCAGAAACCGCCAGCGGctcacctgcagcagcagctctgtccgGTTCGGttcggctcggctcggctcggctcggctcggctcggctctGTTACCTGCGGCAGCTCCTCATCGGGCTCGTGGCTGCGTCCTGCCCGCGCGCTCCTCTTCACTGCACGGCTCCGTCTCGCGCTTCATGAACCACGCAGCGTTCACGTGAACAGCAGCCGGCAACCAATCAGAGGCCGCGCTGAGGACGTGCAGGAGGGGGCGGGGCTCCGCAGCTGACTGATCAGATCAATGGATGAACTTATTGATCCTCTGACAGAATCAGGTCAATAAATGTGGTCGATCCGGACCAATCAGCTGACAAACACTGACGTCATCATTTAGAACCACAGACACAATacacaacatgaacacacaacGCAGACATGTGTCTGCGTTGTGTGTTCAtgttgcgtgtctgtgtgttgtgtgtcctcaCCTGAACTCTGACTGTAGGGTTAGTTTAGCTGCACACCTGGATCAGCCTCACCTGTCTGTGCTGCCATGGTAACCAGGTTTGTTAGGGTCTTATAGGACATGTCAGGTGACAGTGATGTCAGCAGCTCACCTGCTCCAGGTGACTTGAGGTCATCTCTGCTCTGCAAATATTGACCAATCAGTTGCCAGAACCAGCAGCATGTCCTGTCCTGAAGCTCCGTGCTGCTGGACATGCTGGTAACGTGCACATGCTGGTAACGTGCACATGCTGGTAACGTGCACACGGTCGTAACGTGCACACGGTTGTAACGTGCACATGCTGGTAATGTGCACACGGTCGTAACGTGCACATGCTGGTAACGTGCACACGGTCGTAACGTGCACACGGTCGTAACATGCACATGCTGGTAACGTGCACATGCTGGTAATGTGCACATGCTGGTAACGTGCACACGGTCATAACGTGCACACGGTCGTAACGTGTCCAGTTTACTGGGACTAAAGCAGGATAAACTGACCTCAGAACATTCTGGTTGGAGCTGCTGTTTATCTGCTGTCAGCTGTTTCTGAGGACATGATGTCTCTGGCTGACCTGATTGGCTGCCTGCCAGCCAATCACACGCTGATGCTGGTGGATCACACGCACCTCTGGCAGCTGTTTTAACACCTGGACTGGATGTGTGCTGCAGATATTCAGTCTAAAACAACCGAACtgaacacaaaaccaccacaaagacacacaaaaccaccacaaagagacacataacgaccacaaagagacacaaaacaaccacaaagagacacaaaaccacgacaaagagacacaaaacaacagagaaagacgttctgaggatgttttatttcatcatcACTGGTGGAAAAGTTTTTAATGACATGTAAACAGGTGCATTGTTGGAAGAGAACAGCTGCCTCAGTGATTGGTTGGTACCCGACAGGAAGTGTCTGTTGCTGTGGTAACAGGAAGAGGCAGGACCATCTTTGAcctaaaacacaaacaggaagtggaatcAAAACGAGGTGCAGGTagaagccccgccccctggtGATGTCACTGACACCTACTGCAGCTGTGAGTACGACGCCCACCGCTGATGTCGTCGCCCCCTGGTAGAACGGCGCGTTCTGATTGGCTCCCCCAACACCCTGTAGGATACAAACAAGTTTCCTTTATTCTTCCTCACTTCTTTCCTTACCTCACTTCCTTCCTTACCTcacctccttccttccttaccTCACTTCTTTCCTTGCTTACCTCACTTCCTTCTTTACCtcacttccttccttccttaccTCACTTCCTTATATGGTATTTCCTCCGTCTGTCTGTCAATCACACCATCAGGCTCCACCAGCTGCTTCCTGTTTACATCCAGATCACAATTAGAATACTGTGTACAGAGTACTGTGTATACAGTGTGTACTATGTGTACTGCGtctattgtgtgttttaaactCACTGGATGTGTTTCCATGTCCGGGCGTCCAGACTGTGTCTACAGAGAgacagcattagcattagcattagccacaggTAGCTGATAGGCCAACAGTACAGTTAGCAGGATTAGCATTCTAGTATAATCTCCCAAAACTtaaatgttagcattagcagatTAGCATTGTCCTTACGATCTGGCGCGGCATTGGGAGGTGGAGTCAGGGCCCTGGTCACCATGGCGGCCTCTAGATGTAAACAGAAAGTCACTTAAAGAGTTTACAGACAGGAAGTCGACACAGACGTGTCGTCACTTCCGTTACCGGCTCTTTGTTCTCCTCCACCGCTGCTCGCTGTTGCTCTTCTCTGATTCGCTGCCGCTGCTTGAGTTGCCATGGGAACGAGACCTGCTGGTGAGAGGTAAACATCAGTCTGATGTGACTGTTCCACCATTTACCAATAAGAACAGGGGTCACCTTCTCCTCTGCGCTCTGATTGGTCGATCACCATCCAGACTTCTGCTGCgtctgaaacacaaacagagatcAGGTGATCGTCTGGTGATAattcatctgtctgtttgtctctgtccatctgtctgcctgtctgtctgtctatctgtccatctgtcttcctgtctgtttgtctctctgtccatctgtctgtccatctgtcttcctgtctgtttgtctctctgtccatctgtctgtccatctgtcttcctgtctgtttgtctctctgtccatctgtctgtctgtctgtctgtccgtccatcttTCTGACTGTccttctgtctgcctgtctgtctcacctCTGTGGTCGTCCTCcatcttgttcttcttctttggtgTTTGGAGGAAACTTTGGGTTGAACAGGCCGCTGGAACAACCATCAGTAATCACATTACATTtacacagtaatcagattacaccTGCAGGTCATTAATAACTGGTTATTATTCTCATCATGTTAGTCGTTCTACCTCGCGGTGCTGCTGTTCTCCCATGGTGCACTGGGCCTCCCCTGGTCCGGCTTGGCCCCGCCCCCTGACCTGCAGGAACAAGACAAACTACATCACATGACCCATCATGACTCATCATGACGACTCATCACAGGACTAATCATGACTGATCCCATGACATCTGCAGCCCTCACCTGTGAGCAGCAGGTGGTGCCGTCTGCTTCATCATTGGTTCccggctctgattggctgaaagtGAGGAAGTGAGGAGAGGGGGCGGAGTCAGTAAAATGTTTACAAACAAACATCTTCAGATGAATGAATGATGAGACGTTCTGCTGTCAGATTATTGATCAGGAGATGGTGAACTGACTGGccacagctgctgttgttgttgttgctgttttgttgttgacaggtgtgtttgtgagctGAGGGAGAGCTGCAGAGGGAGAACGAGCAGCGCTGCAGACAGTTCAATAAAACAATCAGTTTATAAACCTGTTGATCTGATAAACAACGACAAGTAAACAGATGGCAGATTGATCAGAaaccagagaaaataaaataaatattcagcatCATGAAACCAAAGAAACGTTCTGATTAATGAAGATTCTGtaaaagtgtttgtttgtttacctgttgagtttcagtttgtgtatttgtggatTCGACTCTGACATCCTGAACAcaagaaatataaaacataaaacatcacctgtgtgtgtgtgtatgtgtgtgtgtgtgtgtgtgttacctgaaGAAGGTGTGATGTTCAACACAACACCTCCACAGACGTTTACAGTCACATCGATTAGATGTCTGAAAGAAGAACGATGTCTCTGaaccctgaaacacacacacacacacacacacacaaacacacacacacacacacacaggtgatgttttatatttcttgTGTTCAGGATGTTGGACAGGACGctgtttttatggtttaaatcagtggttcccaacctgtgtggcttggagcccctcctataagctgcacccagCCCCAGCgccccacccaccaccacataagtacactatgaaacataagagggaagttattgaattgtattactaatagaaaattcactaaaattataaaaaatagaaatactttatgtcaaaccaagagttgtactatgacgaggaggagagagtttatggctgcagtaaatttgttgacactacaatgcataagagttattgatttttttttactaaaaaaatccttaaaattatgaaaaaaaaatgtaatatcaaaccaagagttgtagtatgagcagcaggagtcagttgctggctgcagtaaatttgttgaatatttgtgtctcttcgctgtttgcagcagttttgcattttgcagacggttcctgttcactcgtcgcacaaccagctgctcatagacaccaatgttatttctgcagctacttttgattaaactgggcttgtagcatattgtctaccttacaacgatggaaaacaggcatcgtttatgtttagacaacgtatatttaatgagttattgatgccggaagtccgaatttgtgaatatctttccgactttaccgaactgttttatttcctgacgtcgccgtaattctctggcttcatgctgtcatttacgagcatttcaccacaaataacacaattctgtcttgttctttaataaaaccaaatttaaggtaactctcaaggtatagccggagtttttaggtactgatgaatcttcacatGTTCTGCGTTTCTCAGACATCGTtcccgtcagtaattttctaactgcacacaaactaatgaatctggaTGAACTAGAAGCCAACCTTAAGAAAGCatggagagaagttgaaaggtcaaggaggtgtggccatcgaagtagcaaaggatttttgaagaaagaccaaataaatgtgtttttaaaatgttttataagtagacttgtgatgacacagtgagtctgttactctgattttatccagaatgtaaaaatcaattttttataacatcacagcctcagagcagacaaagcttggCGCCCCCCTTCAGATCTCTGGTGGCCCCCCTGGGGGGGTGcagaccccaggttgggaaccactggtcTAAAGTCTAAAAAAGTCTAATCTTGTATTTTCATTAATtattaacattagcattagcattagctgcaAGTATGAACTTTGGAAGTAtgattagcattagcattagcttcaGTCAGCCAATAGAAACTCACTTTTTTGCCGAAAACTCTGAGCTCAAACATCTCGTCTTTGAAGTGAAGTTTGGTGATTCGTGGCCTGAAGGAAACATCTCTGATGTCACAAGGTCACATGACAGGTATGTAGCAGGTagcatggtcacatgacagatATGTAGCAGGTAAGAAGGTCAcatgacaggaaacaggaagtgagtCAAACAAAGATAATTAATGAGGTCTCACTCCTACCAGAAATATTTTCCCACCAGCTGCTTGTTCTTGTAGATGACCACACCCACTGGAGTTGGACCCAGGAAGTACTCAGTCTGGTTCTCGCCCTGCAAGGCATCATGGGAGTAACGATGGATCAATAATTAAACAGGTGATTGATAAACAGGAGCTGATGGTATTGATCGGTGATCTTACGTAGGCGGGGAACAAAGTGACTCCGTACATCTGcagagagctgcagagagacagaacgAGACCCTGAGCCTGGAGACTAGAGATGCCACTGGACAGGGACACACAGagtcaataatcaatcaatcaatcaatcaatcaatcaatcaatcaatcaatcaatcaatcaatcaatcaatcaatcaatcaatcaatcaatcaacaaGCAAACAatcattcaatcaatcaatcaatgaataatcaatcaatcagtcaatcaatcaatcaataagcaaacaatcagtcaatcaatcaatcaatcaatcaatcaatcaatcaatcaatcaatcaatcaatcaatcaatcaatcaatcaataagcAAACAATCGGTCAATCAATCAATGaataatcaatcagtcaatcaatcaatcaatcaatcaatcaataagcaaaaaatcagtcaatcaatcaatcaatcaatcaatcaatcaatcaatcaatcaatcaatcaatcaatcagtcaatcaatcaatcaatcaataagcaaacaatcagtcaatcaatcaatcaatcaatcatcaatcaatcaatcaataagcaaacaatcagtcaatcaatcaatcaataagcaaacaatcaatcaatcaatcaatcaataagcaaacaatcagtcaatcaatcaatcaatcaatcaatcaataatcagtcaatcagtcaatcaaccaatcatcaatcaatcaaccaataattaatcaatcagtcaatcaattaatcaataatcaatcagtcaatcgattaatcagtcaatcaatcaattaatcaatcagccaatcaaccaatcaatcaataatcaatcagtcagtcagtcaatcagtcaaCTAAAATGTGCTCCTTGTAACATCATCCTCGTGCTTGAATCCTCCCTTAAACTTTGggtctgatttatttattatttactgattgattattgattaatgaTCATGCTtcacttcctgttcacctcAGTGTTTTGTAGATGAGTtgaacttcctgtttctctGAGTCTGACGTGTCGTTCTCGCTGAGGTCTCCTCGCTCCGCTGGATCAATAAATGAAAACCAATCAACTCTGTCACTAATAACTGGTCAATAACTGGATCAGATGTTCAAGATGAAGACAAACACTCCTCAGATCATATTAAAGTTCTATCACCCTGCAGCATCAGAGCATCCAGCCGTGGGCGGAGATGAGCGGGGCATAGCAGACGACCTCGCCGGACGTCCTGACGGAGCTGCAGGTAGAACTGATACCTGGAGAAGAGAACATCTCCATGAACACCTCACACAGAACTGTTCCATCCGTCAAAACTCAGAGAACATCTCCATGAACACCTCACACAGAACCGTTCCATCCGTCCACACTCAGGAATCCCAGAAAACACGTTTCTAAAACCAGGATTCTGAAGGAGGTTCTGCTGTTGTCTGGACCTCCATCTTAATTCCTCAGATGTTCTGTCGGGTCACAGACTCCTGAAGCTCCTCCAGCATCGTAGGAAAGAAGACCAGCCTCCCCTATGATgatgccacctccatgctgaAGTGGAGATGGTTGGTTCTTTAACAGGAACACCTGGTTGGTGGTTGATcttccagcagcttcttctcAGAACAGAACCTCTGGAGATAAAGACCGCTGGCTTCTCGGTCCCAGATGAAGAGTTCTGCTGGTTCCAGTCTCCTGAGGGTCACCACCATTGGTCACTGAGATCCTGGACCTCAGAGTTTGTTCTGAGCTGCAGACTGAACTGTGACATTCAGGTGTGGCTCTCTGTCCTCAGGTGAGTTCTCTTCAGGTGACTGTTCGATAAAGATTCTACCAGGATGAAGAGTCTGAAGACGTCTCAGAAGAGTTCAGACTCTTCATCCTGGTAGATTCTTCACACTTCATTCAGAGTTCTGAGTTACTGAGTGCAGATCGATGGAGACGACTGATGGTTTCACGTTCTGCC
Encoded proteins:
- the epb41l4a gene encoding band 4.1-like protein 4 produces the protein MLQAERGDLSENDTSDSEKQEVQLIYKTLSGISSLQAQGLVLSLCSSLQMYGVTLFPAYGENQTEYFLGPTPVGVVIYKNKQLVGKYFWPRITKLHFKDEMFELRVFGKKGSETSFFFQTSNRCDCKRLWRCCVEHHTFFRMSESNPQIHKLKLNSAARSPSAALPQLTNTPVNNKTATTTTAAVATNQSREPMMKQTAPPAAHRSGGGAKPDQGRPSAPWENSSTASGLFNPKFPPNTKEEEQDGGRPQRRSRSLDGDRPIRAQRRSRSRSHGNSSSGSESEKSNSEQRWRRTKSRGRHGDQGPDSTSQCRARSHSLDARTWKHIQKQLVEPDGVIDRQTEEIPYKEVRVLGEPIRTRRSTRGRRHQRWASYSQLQSKMVLPLPVTTATDTSCRFGCFRLNICSTHPVQVLKQLPEVRVIHQHQRVIGWQAANQVSQRHHVLRNS
- the ppp1r3b gene encoding protein phosphatase 1 regulatory subunit 3B, which produces MPIDMTLPVYLSQEDFVYSPPPSCPPAVGSSFCIESLDIRSNDRSRKTKKQVTFADHKGLSLTRVKVFSEFSDPIDVPLSVQLSSAPSTQQDKLELDFSQPSSDYLLFRQRLDGGLVCLEHCVLKERAFTGTVKVKNVSFEKSVKLRVTFDSWRSHLDVDCRYVKESYPSSYSDTFSFEVSLPAELQLHERVEFAVRYEVDGREYWDSNHGDNYRIVWASLRRRQDRRSDSRDFGIHFDRYGSPTCSHGIFPDWPSYAGYENIGPYY